A section of the Leptospira kobayashii genome encodes:
- a CDS encoding ATP-binding protein: MKAKILNINKLYGYLYKSIDFNEDINLIVGINGSGKTSVLNIINWMLTPSLAHLAVTEFESLTLTFHYQEKEYLIEIEQDDKTLIYKLQNLTDNKIFIPLTVRLKIPTSKLNQNEAQKERLYKEYVGLGPDKEETETWAFLYNELPKPVAIGLDRHLFTEKKDEVIIFNDKTRLFTNENSGEVSPLDEVRNLANKEYNIYRNKIVNLNGILNNKIMMSAFDEITLDSLSELENISIITIQQVENLHKKVETFFKETISDGNNFQSRIKKTDSLLMKIERYFNNLTKVLKQAESFKEDKRFTILYLSNISQFKKLKEFINEFEEFDKKSQEYYSEIKLYLETVNRFLNDSSKELTFHKALSQLSFNVLDKDGKVISKNRDIKTLSSGEKQILILLTYLRLFNKDGTIFILDEPELSLHPKWQEEFLNAVKTLTPKNTQIIIATHSPIIVGNNKEYCKVLLPYMS; the protein is encoded by the coding sequence ATGAAAGCAAAAATATTAAATATCAATAAGCTTTATGGCTACCTATATAAATCAATTGATTTCAATGAAGACATTAATTTGATTGTAGGCATAAACGGTTCTGGCAAGACAAGTGTACTAAACATTATTAACTGGATGTTAACTCCTTCCCTAGCACATCTTGCCGTAACAGAATTTGAAAGCCTAACGCTAACATTTCATTACCAAGAAAAAGAGTATTTGATTGAAATCGAGCAAGATGATAAAACGCTAATCTATAAACTTCAAAATCTCACCGATAATAAAATATTCATACCCTTGACAGTTAGATTAAAAATCCCAACATCTAAACTTAATCAGAATGAAGCTCAAAAAGAACGGCTTTACAAAGAATATGTTGGACTTGGTCCCGATAAAGAAGAAACTGAAACTTGGGCTTTTCTATACAATGAACTACCCAAACCAGTTGCCATTGGATTAGATAGACATCTTTTTACCGAAAAAAAAGATGAAGTGATAATATTCAATGACAAAACAAGACTATTTACCAATGAAAATTCAGGTGAAGTATCACCACTCGATGAAGTTAGAAATTTAGCAAACAAAGAATACAATATTTATAGAAACAAAATCGTTAATTTAAACGGAATACTAAATAATAAAATCATGATGTCGGCATTTGATGAAATAACATTGGATAGTTTAAGCGAATTAGAAAATATCTCAATTATTACAATTCAACAAGTTGAAAATCTACACAAAAAAGTTGAAACTTTTTTCAAAGAAACGATTAGTGATGGAAATAATTTTCAAAGTAGAATAAAAAAAACAGATTCTTTATTAATGAAAATCGAGAGATATTTTAATAATTTAACAAAAGTTTTAAAACAAGCAGAGAGTTTCAAAGAAGATAAACGTTTCACAATCCTCTATTTATCCAATATTAGCCAATTCAAAAAGTTAAAAGAATTTATTAACGAATTTGAGGAATTTGATAAGAAATCTCAAGAATACTACTCAGAAATTAAATTATACTTAGAAACAGTAAATAGATTTTTAAATGACTCTTCAAAAGAACTTACTTTCCATAAAGCATTGTCACAATTAAGTTTCAATGTTCTAGATAAAGATGGCAAGGTAATATCAAAAAATCGAGACATCAAAACTCTTTCATCGGGTGAGAAGCAAATTTTAATTCTACTTACATATTTACGTCTCTTCAATAAAGACGGTACAATCTTTATTCTTGACGAGCCAGAGCTTTCTCTTCACCCAAAGTGGCAAGAAGAATTCTTAAATGCAGTAAAAACTCTTACGCCAAAAAACACGCAAATAATTATTGCAACTCATTCCCCTATTATAGTTGGGAACAACAAAGAATATTGCAAAGTATTACTTCCATACATGAGCTAA
- a CDS encoding TrlF family AAA-like ATPase: MNAGSKWSKWDLHVHTPSSIIQQYGNENEETWERFISDLENLPPEFSVIGINDYLFLDGYEKLLYEKSKNNRLKNIKLLLPVVEFRIDKFTGIEFGKFKRINLHVIFSNEIAVETIKSQFLQTLEQSYVLNTGEAWSRAITRESVSELGIKIKKNSPPSKLSKFGNDLTEGFNNLNIKEDEIFKSLKKDCFTGKYLTAIGKTEWGDLKWTDSSIATKKTIINSADLVFTSSESVSLFHNAKNALKAQKVNDLLLDCSDAHDFSYSQTKDRIGKCFTWIKADPTFDGLKQILFEPDNRLHIGENSPINPPIRIDKIVFDFPEELTFENDSFCFSGKNEINFSPNFTCLIGGRGVGKSTILNLIHEKLRPSENVFFKDKKIRSSENGKLVSIGSCIQIDEDSDEKYIEFLSQNEVEEFAKDHLKLTAAIYARILRRDENGTIAKLEKQLKSEISLFDQHISHKNRLTFLEADLIQKNKEIETNKRIIESFSNVEYIKINSEINTIASKLNDINESKKNYEQLGDELDKILENHNIKDNSNLYSEQINIIILGIQTLLSNAKAVDYSAVEELKKILSKELLSTKEKLRLYLSNKGLTEENQKDITNANLIANELNQELTKKNQEVQLLKATIADYNLEDMKNASIDYQNEIKKQIIAISNILENIENPSVKPISLHLEFDLEAACEKIFNDFKLLFGYRMDLSNVRNEAKLKEILFCLSPDQLSEREIFCEKIRDFKSTSILKPFLLELFAIDSNFELYKLITEKNLLDYSEFKKVKVRYDNKAIESSSFGQRCTAVLVILLLLGNNPIIIDEPEAHLDSLLISNYLVEVIKSRKRDRQIIFATHNANFVINGDAELIHILDIDETNNKTKIISTTIENFLTRDKLIGLEGGKEAFQKREYRYLR, from the coding sequence ATGAATGCAGGATCAAAATGGAGTAAATGGGATTTGCATGTACATACACCTTCTTCGATAATTCAACAGTATGGTAATGAAAATGAAGAAACTTGGGAGAGGTTTATCTCAGATTTAGAAAATCTACCTCCTGAATTTTCAGTCATTGGCATTAATGATTATTTATTTTTAGATGGATATGAAAAATTATTATACGAAAAAAGCAAAAATAATCGGTTAAAAAATATTAAATTACTTTTACCCGTCGTTGAATTTCGTATTGATAAATTTACAGGGATAGAATTTGGAAAATTTAAAAGAATTAATTTACATGTTATATTCTCAAATGAAATTGCTGTTGAGACAATTAAAAGCCAGTTTCTTCAAACTCTTGAACAAAGTTATGTTCTTAATACGGGAGAAGCATGGAGTAGAGCAATTACAAGGGAGAGTGTTTCTGAACTAGGCATTAAAATTAAAAAAAATAGTCCCCCATCTAAGTTAAGTAAATTTGGAAACGATTTGACTGAAGGATTTAATAACTTGAATATTAAAGAAGATGAAATATTTAAATCTCTGAAAAAAGATTGTTTCACAGGCAAATATCTTACAGCAATTGGAAAAACAGAATGGGGAGATTTGAAATGGACAGACTCTTCTATTGCAACTAAAAAAACGATAATCAATAGTGCTGATTTAGTATTTACTTCATCTGAATCGGTCTCTTTATTTCATAATGCCAAAAACGCTTTAAAAGCACAAAAAGTAAATGATCTATTATTAGATTGTAGTGATGCACATGATTTCTCATATTCGCAGACTAAAGATCGTATAGGCAAATGCTTCACTTGGATAAAAGCAGATCCGACATTCGATGGACTGAAACAAATATTATTCGAGCCTGATAATCGACTTCATATTGGCGAAAATTCTCCAATTAATCCACCTATAAGGATTGATAAGATTGTATTTGATTTTCCTGAAGAGCTAACTTTTGAAAATGATTCCTTCTGCTTCTCAGGAAAAAATGAAATAAATTTTAGCCCTAATTTTACATGCCTTATTGGAGGGCGGGGAGTTGGGAAGAGCACAATACTCAATTTAATTCATGAAAAACTTAGACCATCAGAGAATGTTTTTTTTAAAGATAAAAAAATTCGAAGTAGTGAAAATGGTAAATTGGTTTCAATTGGTTCTTGTATTCAAATAGATGAAGATTCGGATGAAAAATACATAGAGTTTTTAAGTCAGAATGAAGTAGAGGAATTTGCAAAAGACCATCTGAAATTAACAGCCGCAATTTATGCAAGAATTTTAAGGAGAGATGAAAACGGAACAATTGCTAAGCTAGAAAAACAGTTAAAAAGTGAGATTTCTTTATTCGACCAACACATTAGCCATAAGAATAGGCTGACTTTTTTGGAAGCGGATTTAATTCAGAAAAATAAAGAGATAGAAACAAATAAAAGAATAATTGAGTCTTTCTCAAATGTGGAATATATTAAAATTAATTCAGAGATAAATACAATCGCAAGTAAACTGAATGATATTAACGAATCGAAAAAAAATTATGAGCAGTTGGGTGATGAATTAGATAAAATCCTAGAAAATCATAATATAAAAGATAACTCTAATTTATATTCAGAACAAATAAATATTATAATTCTAGGAATACAAACATTATTGTCTAATGCGAAAGCAGTTGACTATTCCGCTGTTGAGGAGTTAAAAAAAATATTAAGTAAAGAGTTACTGTCTACAAAAGAAAAATTACGGCTATACTTATCAAATAAGGGATTAACTGAAGAAAATCAAAAAGATATTACGAATGCAAATTTAATTGCGAATGAATTAAACCAAGAATTAACAAAAAAAAATCAAGAGGTTCAATTATTAAAAGCAACGATTGCTGACTATAATCTAGAAGATATGAAAAACGCAAGTATTGATTATCAGAATGAAATAAAGAAGCAAATTATAGCTATTAGCAATATATTAGAAAATATCGAAAACCCTTCTGTAAAACCGATTTCCTTGCATTTGGAGTTTGATTTGGAGGCTGCCTGCGAAAAGATATTTAATGATTTCAAATTACTTTTTGGATATCGTATGGATTTGAGTAACGTAAGGAATGAAGCGAAATTAAAAGAAATATTGTTTTGCCTTTCGCCTGATCAATTGTCGGAGAGGGAGATTTTTTGTGAAAAGATTAGAGACTTTAAATCTACTTCAATATTAAAGCCGTTTCTATTAGAGTTATTTGCTATTGATTCAAATTTTGAGTTATATAAATTAATCACTGAAAAAAATCTATTAGATTATTCTGAATTTAAAAAGGTGAAAGTAAGATACGATAATAAAGCTATCGAAAGCTCTTCATTTGGGCAACGATGCACTGCCGTATTAGTTATACTTTTATTATTAGGAAACAATCCGATAATAATTGATGAGCCTGAAGCTCATTTAGATAGTTTATTAATATCAAATTATCTAGTTGAGGTGATTAAAAGTCGTAAGAGGGATAGACAAATAATATTTGCTACACATAATGCAAATTTTGTTATCAATGGTGATGCAGAGCTTATTCATATTCTCGATATTGATGAAACAAACAATAAAACAAAGATTATAAGCACTACCATTGAAAATTTTTTAACGAGAGACAAGTTGATAGGTTTAGAGGGCGGTAAGGAAGCATTTCAAAAAAGGGAATATAGATATCTTCGTTAG
- a CDS encoding DUF4435 domain-containing protein: MMITDESSIPSKSDAFLKGIDVFYLQFNDVNFYIEDEDQENFYFEIFRKLFADIKFSKIFPLRGKYNVIYNAELNQNDKNKVYIVDKDFDDLLSQKKTFKNLFYLDQYSIENYLILEHSFIEYIIEEKPKSKRSEILKNLNYAKSLDQALELFADITLLHLLVQTYCLKVKNASDPPEKYIKFGDKITLNQEQLENYKKEIQTALSITNNSLLVDTEVKKIQSKFKLFDTYEILIHIPGKYLIKYFKWMIEKEFCIPSRNIDSFNFRLARSNNFENLTFLKDAISFYLEH, from the coding sequence ATGATGATTACGGATGAAAGCAGTATACCATCAAAATCTGATGCTTTTTTAAAAGGTATTGATGTTTTTTATCTTCAATTCAATGATGTCAACTTTTATATAGAAGACGAAGATCAAGAAAATTTCTATTTTGAGATTTTTCGAAAACTTTTTGCCGACATTAAATTTTCTAAAATTTTTCCTTTGCGAGGAAAATATAATGTTATATATAACGCAGAATTGAATCAAAACGATAAAAATAAAGTCTATATTGTAGATAAAGATTTTGATGATTTATTGTCTCAAAAAAAAACTTTCAAGAATCTTTTTTATTTAGATCAATATTCAATTGAAAACTATCTAATACTTGAACATTCTTTTATTGAATACATTATTGAAGAAAAACCAAAGTCAAAGCGTTCCGAAATTTTAAAAAATTTAAATTATGCGAAATCCTTAGATCAAGCCCTCGAATTATTTGCAGATATAACTTTATTGCATTTATTAGTTCAAACTTATTGTTTGAAAGTGAAAAATGCTTCTGATCCACCCGAAAAATATATAAAGTTCGGTGATAAAATTACACTGAATCAAGAACAATTAGAAAATTATAAAAAAGAAATTCAAACCGCTTTATCTATAACAAATAATAGTCTTCTTGTTGACACTGAAGTTAAGAAAATCCAATCCAAATTTAAGCTTTTCGACACCTATGAAATATTGATTCATATCCCAGGCAAATATTTAATAAAATATTTCAAATGGATGATTGAAAAAGAATTTTGCATACCTAGCAGAAACATTGATTCGTTCAATTTTAGACTTGCTCGATCAAATAACTTTGAAAACCTAACTTTTCTAAAAGATGCAATCTCATTTTACCTTGAGCATTAA
- a CDS encoding efflux RND transporter permease subunit, whose amino-acid sequence MLARLLNTILNNSILYISIILFLFIYAFFNLKEISIDAVPDITNVQVIVTTNTGSLDPEQVEKIVTFPLETEFLGLPNLIDVRSVSKFGLSNISLIFKEDTDIYLARTMVSERISSAKGRLPKGLSPEITPNATGLGEIFFYSVEAKSGSKLEQLSDKDRLLYLRTLQDYTVRPQLKALVPGIVEVDSNGGYEKEIHIDLIPSKMKNKGITVDQLITSISTLGENFGGGVIEENGKIAIVRTYGIKKNISEISKIPVRRTSYGESINISDVANVNEHGRFRLGGASSGGKEIVLGTALMLRGENSYKVNAELNQAIAKLNLPEDVVVNVILERSFLINSTIHTVLKNLIEGAILVIVTLFFILWNWRASLIVASIIPGSMLLASLCMNYFGISANLMSLGAIDFGLLVDASIVITESVLSRFEKEVYTTKEEKRKIILKSSIEVLKPVSFGVIVIILVYLPILSMDGIPGKMFRPMAETVILALIFSLFLAIFFLPPLLYFFIKPNLKANHSTKESKIIEAYRGFLPKILEKPKTLIICSIAFFILTGIVYFRLGTVFLPKLTEGDLMLVIVREGDIGLEESIVEQRDVEKMLSKLPEIESVFSRIGTSSVANDPMGPFNADTFIILKKETLPELLKTDNWEKFLDKIHSTVQEKYPNSELTLSQPLEARFNELLEGSRADISIRILGKDLNVLFQLQESLKNVLEGIEGAEEVELDPIMALRKAQVIDLVPNLAKLNYYNIPLTSFNTTVEAAMSGFEVGSYYEEEVRFPIKMWLSEEFRNKESEITNINIGTDDGGMIPIRLMSSIERNEKVMTISRNRSRRFVAVSVNLRGRDLEGFYEEAKAKVDSLKIPVGYSVFWGGQIENLTRAKEKLSIIIPSTLFMIFIVLYIGLQSFKQALLVFFCVPFALTGGIWLLYLRGMDLSVSAFVGFIALSGIAVLNGLVKLDTIHRIRDEKKISVKEATMEGATSRIRPVVMTALVASFGFLPMAFGSGLGSEVQKPLATVVIGGIISSTILTLVILPVFYYWLEKE is encoded by the coding sequence ATGTTAGCCAGACTTTTGAATACAATTTTAAATAATTCCATTCTATACATAAGTATCATTTTATTTCTTTTTATTTATGCATTTTTCAATTTAAAAGAAATTTCCATAGATGCAGTTCCTGACATAACAAATGTTCAGGTTATTGTTACGACCAATACTGGATCGCTTGATCCTGAGCAGGTGGAAAAGATCGTTACTTTCCCACTTGAAACCGAGTTCTTGGGTCTACCGAATTTGATTGATGTTCGTTCCGTTTCAAAATTCGGTCTTTCCAATATATCTTTGATCTTTAAAGAAGATACTGATATTTACTTAGCCCGCACTATGGTATCAGAAAGAATATCGAGTGCGAAAGGTCGATTGCCGAAGGGGCTTTCTCCTGAAATTACTCCGAATGCTACTGGACTTGGGGAAATTTTCTTTTATTCCGTAGAGGCGAAATCTGGTTCTAAATTGGAGCAACTTTCCGATAAAGATAGATTGTTATATCTTCGGACGCTTCAGGATTATACAGTTCGCCCTCAATTGAAAGCATTAGTTCCAGGTATTGTTGAAGTGGATTCTAACGGAGGTTATGAGAAAGAGATACACATTGATTTGATTCCTTCGAAAATGAAAAATAAAGGAATTACCGTTGATCAATTGATTACATCAATATCTACATTAGGCGAAAACTTTGGAGGAGGTGTCATTGAGGAAAATGGTAAAATTGCCATCGTAAGGACTTATGGTATTAAAAAGAATATCTCGGAAATATCCAAAATCCCAGTCCGCAGAACCTCTTATGGTGAATCCATTAATATTTCAGACGTAGCAAATGTAAATGAACATGGGAGGTTTCGGCTAGGTGGGGCTTCCTCAGGAGGAAAAGAAATAGTTCTTGGAACCGCACTTATGCTTAGGGGGGAGAATAGTTACAAGGTTAATGCAGAACTGAATCAAGCGATAGCAAAACTTAATCTTCCTGAAGACGTAGTTGTCAACGTAATTTTAGAACGATCTTTTTTGATTAATTCAACAATCCATACGGTATTAAAAAACCTAATAGAAGGAGCTATACTTGTTATCGTTACGCTCTTCTTTATTCTTTGGAATTGGAGAGCATCATTAATTGTTGCATCTATAATTCCTGGATCAATGTTACTTGCATCTCTTTGTATGAATTACTTTGGAATTTCAGCTAACCTGATGAGTTTAGGGGCAATCGACTTCGGTCTCTTGGTAGATGCATCCATCGTAATTACCGAAAGTGTTTTATCGAGATTTGAAAAGGAAGTTTATACTACCAAGGAGGAAAAAAGAAAAATCATTTTAAAATCCTCCATAGAAGTTTTAAAGCCAGTGTCATTCGGTGTGATTGTGATTATACTGGTGTATCTTCCTATTTTAAGTATGGATGGAATACCTGGTAAAATGTTCCGACCTATGGCAGAAACTGTTATTTTGGCTTTAATATTCAGTCTTTTTTTAGCCATATTTTTCCTTCCCCCTCTTTTGTATTTTTTTATCAAACCGAATTTAAAAGCCAATCATTCCACAAAGGAAAGCAAAATCATTGAGGCATATAGAGGCTTTTTGCCAAAGATTTTAGAAAAACCTAAAACACTCATCATTTGTTCCATTGCTTTTTTTATTCTTACTGGTATTGTTTATTTCCGACTTGGAACTGTATTTTTACCAAAACTGACAGAAGGCGACCTAATGTTGGTTATCGTTCGTGAAGGTGATATCGGTTTGGAAGAAAGTATCGTTGAACAACGAGATGTGGAAAAAATGCTCAGCAAACTTCCCGAAATTGAAAGTGTTTTTTCAAGGATCGGAACCAGTTCTGTTGCGAATGATCCGATGGGTCCATTCAATGCAGACACCTTTATCATATTAAAGAAAGAAACCCTTCCCGAACTATTAAAGACGGATAATTGGGAAAAGTTTTTGGATAAGATACATTCCACAGTTCAGGAAAAATATCCTAACTCAGAACTTACACTCAGTCAACCCTTGGAAGCACGTTTCAATGAATTATTAGAAGGGAGTAGAGCAGACATTAGTATAAGAATTTTGGGTAAAGATTTGAATGTATTATTTCAATTACAGGAATCATTGAAAAATGTTTTGGAAGGAATTGAGGGAGCAGAGGAAGTCGAGCTTGATCCGATCATGGCTTTAAGAAAAGCTCAAGTAATAGATTTGGTTCCTAATTTAGCAAAACTGAATTACTATAATATCCCACTAACTTCATTTAATACTACGGTGGAAGCTGCAATGAGTGGTTTTGAAGTAGGTAGTTACTATGAAGAAGAAGTAAGGTTTCCTATAAAGATGTGGCTTTCCGAAGAATTTCGCAATAAAGAATCGGAGATAACTAATATTAATATAGGAACGGATGACGGAGGCATGATTCCGATCCGACTTATGTCATCCATAGAAAGAAATGAAAAGGTAATGACGATATCGAGGAACCGTTCCAGACGTTTTGTTGCAGTCTCTGTTAATCTGCGGGGAAGAGATCTGGAAGGGTTTTATGAAGAAGCAAAAGCGAAAGTTGACTCTTTGAAGATTCCAGTAGGATATTCTGTTTTTTGGGGAGGACAGATAGAAAACCTCACACGGGCTAAAGAGAAACTGTCAATCATCATTCCGTCAACACTCTTTATGATCTTTATCGTATTGTATATCGGTCTCCAATCTTTCAAGCAGGCACTTCTTGTTTTTTTCTGTGTTCCTTTTGCACTAACAGGTGGTATTTGGCTGCTTTATCTCAGAGGGATGGATTTAAGTGTATCTGCTTTTGTGGGTTTTATTGCTCTCTCGGGCATTGCCGTGTTAAACGGTCTTGTTAAATTGGACACCATTCATAGAATTCGTGATGAGAAAAAAATATCTGTTAAAGAAGCAACCATGGAAGGTGCGACTAGCAGAATCAGACCTGTTGTTATGACAGCACTTGTTGCTTCGTTCGGTTTTTTGCCAATGGCATTCGGATCGGGACTTGGTTCCGAAGTCCAAAAACCTTTAGCGACGGTAGTCATCGGAGGAATCATTTCATCCACAATTCTCACATTGGTCATCTTACCAGTATTCTACTATTGGCTGGAGAAAGAATGA
- a CDS encoding tyrosine-type recombinase/integrase: METVFKEIKVPKPNISLTDSKFLSESEIQILTIKLPKKYSLIFKALYLTGCRISEVLSIRLDKCIRLETHIEAKVIGKGGKETVLIISLPLFQEIMKIFKGKVFLFENLDTGRPYSRQLVHRNFQRVGLVELNRKVHPHQSRHSRITHLLQSGKSLDAVSRFANHFDPAFTARVYGHNRLTAKEILDSSVI, encoded by the coding sequence TTGGAAACTGTTTTTAAAGAGATAAAGGTTCCCAAACCTAATATATCTCTTACTGATTCCAAGTTTTTAAGTGAGTCTGAAATTCAGATTCTTACTATTAAACTTCCGAAGAAATATAGTTTAATTTTTAAGGCACTCTATCTAACAGGATGTCGGATAAGCGAAGTTCTTTCTATCCGTCTTGATAAATGCATTCGGCTAGAAACTCATATTGAGGCGAAAGTTATTGGGAAGGGTGGTAAAGAGACCGTTTTAATTATCTCATTACCATTGTTCCAGGAAATCATGAAAATATTTAAAGGAAAAGTATTTCTATTTGAGAATTTGGATACTGGGAGACCGTATAGCAGACAGCTTGTGCATAGAAATTTTCAGAGAGTCGGATTGGTGGAATTAAATAGAAAGGTTCACCCTCATCAGTCTAGGCATAGTCGGATAACACATCTACTGCAATCAGGGAAGTCCTTGGATGCGGTGTCGAGGTTTGCAAACCACTTTGATCCTGCTTTTACTGCTAGGGTCTATGGACATAACCGTTTAACTGCGAAAGAGATTTTAGATTCTTCGGTTATTTAA
- a CDS encoding heavy metal translocating P-type ATPase: MKKLPKETKKEKSCCSDETECVSNESFSEEKDSSDHSNFRMFFPVIGSLFLLGVGIIFDYYFSTWFSGWIRFVWYILAYLPVGFPVLKEAIESVLKGDVFTEFVLMSIATMGAFYLLEYPEGVAVMLFYSVGEIFQTLAVKKAKLNIKHLLDQRPDIVNVVVGSDSKEKKASEVSIGETIQLKAGDKLALDGILISEVASFNTSALTGESKPDTKREGEVVLAGMINLGNLANIKVTTNYKDSKLAKILQLMEDAASKKAPTEKFIRKFAKIYTPVVVLLAAGICIIPYFLVEEFIFNQWFYRSLVFLVISCPCALVISIPLGYFGGIGAASRNGILIKGSNYLDAMASIQNVVMDKTGTLTEGVFEVQEVKIEPNYEREQILDYVNAIENKSTHPVATAIRNFVVKINDNLMLKDVEEIPGYGMHATIDNKEILVGNFKLLDKYKVSYDVDTSTFVSTVIAIAIEQKFVGYISISDKIKEDSAVTIQELHKLNVKTTMLSGDKLSVVRFVASKIGVDEFYGDLLPEDKVERIKQIKTKNESVAFVGDGINDAPVIALSDVGLAMGGLGSDATIEISDIVIQDDQPKKIPMAIRIGRTTKNIVWQNICLAFFVKAIVLLLGAGGLATMWEAVFADVGVALLAILNSIRMQMKKF; this comes from the coding sequence ATGAAGAAGTTACCTAAAGAAACAAAAAAAGAAAAATCATGTTGTTCTGATGAAACGGAATGCGTAAGTAATGAGTCTTTCAGCGAGGAAAAGGATTCTTCGGATCATTCAAATTTCCGAATGTTTTTTCCAGTGATCGGATCTCTTTTCCTTTTAGGTGTGGGAATCATCTTCGATTATTACTTTTCTACATGGTTCTCAGGTTGGATTAGGTTTGTTTGGTACATACTTGCTTATCTTCCCGTTGGCTTTCCTGTTCTGAAAGAAGCCATAGAGTCAGTTTTAAAAGGAGATGTGTTTACCGAATTCGTATTGATGAGTATCGCCACTATGGGGGCATTTTATCTTTTGGAATATCCTGAAGGGGTAGCGGTCATGCTGTTTTATTCCGTTGGGGAAATATTTCAGACACTTGCCGTCAAAAAGGCAAAATTGAATATCAAACACCTTTTGGATCAGAGACCAGATATTGTAAATGTGGTTGTTGGTTCCGATAGCAAAGAAAAGAAAGCGTCTGAAGTTTCCATCGGAGAAACAATTCAACTCAAAGCTGGTGATAAATTGGCTCTTGACGGAATCCTGATTTCCGAGGTAGCAAGTTTTAATACTTCCGCTTTGACTGGCGAAAGTAAACCAGATACAAAAAGAGAAGGCGAGGTAGTGCTAGCTGGGATGATTAATCTTGGTAACCTAGCAAATATTAAAGTTACTACTAATTACAAAGATAGTAAACTTGCAAAAATTTTACAATTGATGGAAGACGCTGCTAGCAAAAAAGCTCCAACTGAAAAATTCATTCGTAAATTTGCAAAGATATACACTCCCGTTGTTGTGCTTCTTGCGGCAGGTATCTGCATAATACCTTACTTTCTAGTAGAAGAATTTATTTTTAACCAATGGTTTTATAGATCATTGGTATTTTTGGTGATTTCTTGTCCATGTGCTTTGGTTATTTCTATTCCGTTAGGTTACTTTGGTGGAATTGGTGCCGCATCCAGAAATGGAATCTTAATTAAGGGATCAAATTATTTGGATGCGATGGCTTCCATTCAGAATGTCGTTATGGATAAAACTGGAACATTGACAGAAGGAGTATTTGAAGTTCAGGAAGTGAAGATTGAACCAAATTACGAAAGAGAACAAATTTTAGATTATGTAAATGCCATAGAAAATAAATCCACTCATCCTGTCGCAACAGCCATTCGTAATTTTGTGGTCAAGATCAATGATAATCTTATGCTAAAGGATGTGGAGGAAATTCCAGGTTACGGTATGCATGCAACCATTGATAATAAGGAGATTTTAGTTGGTAACTTCAAATTATTGGATAAATACAAAGTTAGTTATGATGTCGATACTTCTACTTTCGTTTCTACAGTGATTGCTATTGCTATAGAACAAAAATTTGTTGGTTATATTTCTATTTCAGACAAAATCAAAGAAGATTCAGCAGTTACAATACAGGAATTGCACAAGCTGAATGTAAAAACAACTATGTTAAGTGGCGATAAATTATCGGTTGTTCGTTTTGTAGCAAGCAAAATAGGAGTGGATGAATTTTATGGAGATCTATTACCAGAAGACAAAGTAGAAAGAATTAAGCAGATTAAAACCAAGAACGAATCTGTCGCTTTCGTTGGAGATGGTATCAATGACGCACCTGTAATTGCGTTAAGCGACGTGGGGCTTGCTATGGGTGGACTCGGCAGCGATGCTACAATAGAAATTTCTGATATCGTAATTCAAGACGATCAGCCGAAGAAAATTCCGATGGCAATTCGAATTGGACGGACTACTAAAAATATAGTATGGCAAAATATCTGTTTAGCTTTCTTTGTTAAGGCAATTGTTCTGTTACTTGGTGCGGGAGGATTGGCTACAATGTGGGAGGCTGTTTTTGCAGATGTTGGAGTTGCACTTTTGGCTATCTTAAATTCAATTCGAATGCAGATGAAAAAGTTTTAA